In Rutidosis leptorrhynchoides isolate AG116_Rl617_1_P2 chromosome 2, CSIRO_AGI_Rlap_v1, whole genome shotgun sequence, one genomic interval encodes:
- the LOC139894408 gene encoding endoglucanase 6-like isoform X2: protein MVKLVGLCSMAITTLFLLMGVVPLALAGGHDYGDALSKSILFFEAQRSGYLPGNQRVKWRGNSGLYDGKSNGVDLVGGYYDAGDNVKFGLPMAFTVTMMSWSIMEYGNQMGSSGELSHAMEAVKWGTDYLIKAHPQPHVLYGEVGDGNTDHYCWQRPEDMTTSRYAYRIDQNNPGSDLAGETAAAMAAASIVFHRSNPAYSRELLSHAYQLFDFADKYRGKYDSSITVAQKYYRSVSGYADELLWAAAWLYKASGNEYYLDYLGKNGDALGGTGWAMTEFGWDVKYAGVQTLVAKFLMGGKGGSHAQVFGKYQEKAESFMCSCLGKSNQNVQKTPGGLIYKQRWNNLQFVTSASFLLTVYSDYLTSARRSLHCSSGSVAPSELLAFAKSQVDYILGDNPRATSYMVGYGNNYPQQVHHRGSSIVSVKVNPSFVSCRGGYATWFSRKASDPNLLDGAIVGGPDAYDNFADHRDNYEQTEPATYNNAPLLGVLARLHGGHGGYNQLLPVEIPVATKPIAAQPKSNPVKETSFEVAVEQKPTSSWESNGRTYYRYSVVVTNKSGKMIKNLNLSISKLYGPVWGLTKSPNGSYGFPNWVSTLPAGKSMEFVYIHSASPADVSISSYTLA, encoded by the exons atgGTGAAACTAGTGGGATTGTGTTCAATGGCTATTACTACTCTGTTTCTGCTAATGGGAGTTGTACCTTTGGCTTTAGCAGGTGGACATGATTATGGTGATGCATTAAGTAAAAGCATTTTGTTCTTTGAAGCTCAAAGATCTGGTTATCTTCCTGGAAACCAGAGAGTTAAATGGAGAGGCAATTCAGGGTTGTATGATGGCAAATCCAATGGG GTGGATTTGGTGGGAGGGTACTATGATGCAGGGGATAATGTGAAATTTGGGCTACCAATGGCATTTACAGTGACAATGATGTCATGGAGTATAATGGAATATGGAAATCAAATGGGTTCAAGTGGTGAGTTAAGTCATGCTATGGAAGCTGTTAAATGGGGTACTGATTATCTAATTAAAGCTCATCCTCAACCTCATGTTCTATATGGAGAG GTAGGAGACGGTAACACCGACCATTACTGTTGGCAAAGACCCGAAGACATGACAACTTCACGTTACGCTTATAGAATTGACCAAAATAACCCTGGTTCCGATCTCGCTGGTGAAACCGCTGCTGCAATGGCCGCCGCTTCTATTGTTTTCCACCGTTCTAACCCCGCGTACTCCCGAGAGCTTCTTAGTCACGCTTATCAG CTTTTTGATTTTGCCGACAAATATAGGGGCAAATATGACAGTAGCATCACTGTGGCCCAGAAGTACTATCGATCTGTCAGTGGCTATGCT GATGAATTGTTGTGGGCAGCTGCTTGGTTGTACAAGGCATCCGGAAATGAATACTACTTAGATTACCTTGGCAAAAACGGTGACGCGCTTGGTGGGACCGGATGGGCCATGACGGAGTTTGGTTGGGACGTTAAATATGCCGGTGTTCAGACCCTTGTTGCTAAG TTTTTAATGGGAGGGAAAGGCGGTAGTCATGCTCAGGTTTTCGGAAAATATCAAGAAAAGGCCGAATCTTTTATGTGCTCATGTCTAGGCAAGAGTAACCAAAATGTTCAAAAAACGCCCGGCGGTCTAATTTATAAACAAAGATGGAACAACTTGCAGTTCGTCACAAGTGCATCGTTTCTTCTAACTGTCTACTCCGATTACTTAACATCTGCCCGAAGAAGCCTACATTGTTCTTCGGGCAGTGTTGCCCCATCTGAGTTACTCGCATTCGCCAAGTCACAG GTGGATTATATTCTTGGTGACAATCCAAGAGCTACAAGTTACATGGTTGGATATGGTAACAACTATCCGCAACAAGTGCACCATAGAGGTTCATCGATTGTGTCGGTTAAGGTGAACCCATCGTTTGTTAGCTGCAGAGGTGGTTATGCAACTTGGTTCAGTAGAAAAGCTAGTGACCCGAATCTTTTGGATGGTGCTATAGTTGGTGGGCCAGATGCGTACGATAATTTTGCGGACCATAGAGATAATTACGAGCAAACCGAGCCCGCTACATATAACAATGCCCCACTTCTTGGTGTTTTGGCTAGGCTACATGGTGGTCATGGTGGCTACAACCAACTACTTCCAG TTGAAATCCCTGTTGCAACTAAGCCTATTGCTGCTCAACCAAAATCTAACCCAGTTAAAGAAACTTCATTCGAAG TTGCAGTTGAACAAAAGCCAACATCTTCATGGGAATCAAATGGAAGAACATACTACAGATACTCAGTTGTGGTAACCAACAAATCAGGGAAGATGATCAAGAACCTTAACCTATCAATCTCAAAACTGTACGGTCCTGTTTGGGGGTTAACCAAGAGCCCAAATGGTTCCTACGGGTTCCCAAATTGGGTTAGCACATTACCAGCAGGGAAAAGTATGGAGTTTGTCTACATTCATTCTGCATCACCTGCAGACGTCTCTATCTCAAGCTACACGTTGGCGTAA
- the LOC139894408 gene encoding endoglucanase 6-like isoform X1, with amino-acid sequence MVKLVGLCSMAITTLFLLMGVVPLALAGGHDYGDALSKSILFFEAQRSGYLPGNQRVKWRGNSGLYDGKSNGVDLVGGYYDAGDNVKFGLPMAFTVTMMSWSIMEYGNQMGSSGELSHAMEAVKWGTDYLIKAHPQPHVLYGEVGDGNTDHYCWQRPEDMTTSRYAYRIDQNNPGSDLAGETAAAMAAASIVFHRSNPAYSRELLSHAYQLFDFADKYRGKYDSSITVAQKYYRSVSGYADELLWAAAWLYKASGNEYYLDYLGKNGDALGGTGWAMTEFGWDVKYAGVQTLVAKFLMGGKGGSHAQVFGKYQEKAESFMCSCLGKSNQNVQKTPGGLIYKQRWNNLQFVTSASFLLTVYSDYLTSARRSLHCSSGSVAPSELLAFAKSQVDYILGDNPRATSYMVGYGNNYPQQVHHRGSSIVSVKVNPSFVSCRGGYATWFSRKASDPNLLDGAIVGGPDAYDNFADHRDNYEQTEPATYNNAPLLGVLARLHGGHGGYNQLLPVEIPVATKPIAAQPKSNPVKETSFEDPVAVEQKPTSSWESNGRTYYRYSVVVTNKSGKMIKNLNLSISKLYGPVWGLTKSPNGSYGFPNWVSTLPAGKSMEFVYIHSASPADVSISSYTLA; translated from the exons atgGTGAAACTAGTGGGATTGTGTTCAATGGCTATTACTACTCTGTTTCTGCTAATGGGAGTTGTACCTTTGGCTTTAGCAGGTGGACATGATTATGGTGATGCATTAAGTAAAAGCATTTTGTTCTTTGAAGCTCAAAGATCTGGTTATCTTCCTGGAAACCAGAGAGTTAAATGGAGAGGCAATTCAGGGTTGTATGATGGCAAATCCAATGGG GTGGATTTGGTGGGAGGGTACTATGATGCAGGGGATAATGTGAAATTTGGGCTACCAATGGCATTTACAGTGACAATGATGTCATGGAGTATAATGGAATATGGAAATCAAATGGGTTCAAGTGGTGAGTTAAGTCATGCTATGGAAGCTGTTAAATGGGGTACTGATTATCTAATTAAAGCTCATCCTCAACCTCATGTTCTATATGGAGAG GTAGGAGACGGTAACACCGACCATTACTGTTGGCAAAGACCCGAAGACATGACAACTTCACGTTACGCTTATAGAATTGACCAAAATAACCCTGGTTCCGATCTCGCTGGTGAAACCGCTGCTGCAATGGCCGCCGCTTCTATTGTTTTCCACCGTTCTAACCCCGCGTACTCCCGAGAGCTTCTTAGTCACGCTTATCAG CTTTTTGATTTTGCCGACAAATATAGGGGCAAATATGACAGTAGCATCACTGTGGCCCAGAAGTACTATCGATCTGTCAGTGGCTATGCT GATGAATTGTTGTGGGCAGCTGCTTGGTTGTACAAGGCATCCGGAAATGAATACTACTTAGATTACCTTGGCAAAAACGGTGACGCGCTTGGTGGGACCGGATGGGCCATGACGGAGTTTGGTTGGGACGTTAAATATGCCGGTGTTCAGACCCTTGTTGCTAAG TTTTTAATGGGAGGGAAAGGCGGTAGTCATGCTCAGGTTTTCGGAAAATATCAAGAAAAGGCCGAATCTTTTATGTGCTCATGTCTAGGCAAGAGTAACCAAAATGTTCAAAAAACGCCCGGCGGTCTAATTTATAAACAAAGATGGAACAACTTGCAGTTCGTCACAAGTGCATCGTTTCTTCTAACTGTCTACTCCGATTACTTAACATCTGCCCGAAGAAGCCTACATTGTTCTTCGGGCAGTGTTGCCCCATCTGAGTTACTCGCATTCGCCAAGTCACAG GTGGATTATATTCTTGGTGACAATCCAAGAGCTACAAGTTACATGGTTGGATATGGTAACAACTATCCGCAACAAGTGCACCATAGAGGTTCATCGATTGTGTCGGTTAAGGTGAACCCATCGTTTGTTAGCTGCAGAGGTGGTTATGCAACTTGGTTCAGTAGAAAAGCTAGTGACCCGAATCTTTTGGATGGTGCTATAGTTGGTGGGCCAGATGCGTACGATAATTTTGCGGACCATAGAGATAATTACGAGCAAACCGAGCCCGCTACATATAACAATGCCCCACTTCTTGGTGTTTTGGCTAGGCTACATGGTGGTCATGGTGGCTACAACCAACTACTTCCAG TTGAAATCCCTGTTGCAACTAAGCCTATTGCTGCTCAACCAAAATCTAACCCAGTTAAAGAAACTTCATTCGAAG ATCCAGTTGCAGTTGAACAAAAGCCAACATCTTCATGGGAATCAAATGGAAGAACATACTACAGATACTCAGTTGTGGTAACCAACAAATCAGGGAAGATGATCAAGAACCTTAACCTATCAATCTCAAAACTGTACGGTCCTGTTTGGGGGTTAACCAAGAGCCCAAATGGTTCCTACGGGTTCCCAAATTGGGTTAGCACATTACCAGCAGGGAAAAGTATGGAGTTTGTCTACATTCATTCTGCATCACCTGCAGACGTCTCTATCTCAAGCTACACGTTGGCGTAA